Proteins co-encoded in one Novipirellula artificiosorum genomic window:
- a CDS encoding DUF6677 family protein yields the protein MPADAETVIEVDGKEVDLRNRTLAAFLAWLLPGAGHYYQGRTTKAGLFFVCIFSTWILGFALGGGHVVYASWQPGDKRWHYVLQAGVGAAALPALVQGKFMNSQTDRRSGRTLESYSPYWGGFMAPPRRPVIEDQADDVSAWYARHGAGYEMGTWYTVIAGLLNILVIYDAYGGPLAVPISGKRKEDKVDDETGVS from the coding sequence ATGCCCGCTGACGCTGAAACCGTGATCGAGGTCGACGGAAAAGAAGTTGACCTGCGAAATCGCACCCTGGCCGCATTCTTGGCGTGGTTGCTCCCCGGAGCGGGGCACTATTATCAAGGCCGAACGACCAAGGCAGGGCTGTTCTTCGTTTGCATTTTTTCCACCTGGATCCTCGGGTTTGCCCTTGGGGGTGGCCATGTCGTTTACGCGTCCTGGCAGCCTGGCGACAAACGGTGGCATTATGTTCTGCAAGCGGGAGTCGGCGCGGCAGCCTTGCCGGCACTCGTGCAAGGCAAATTCATGAATTCGCAAACCGACCGACGCAGCGGCCGGACGCTCGAGAGTTACTCGCCTTATTGGGGGGGCTTCATGGCTCCACCTCGTCGGCCCGTGATTGAAGACCAAGCCGACGACGTTTCCGCCTGGTACGCCCGACACGGAGCGGGTTATGAAATGGGGACGTGGTACACGGTGATTGCAGGTCTTCTGAATATTCTGGTGATCTACGACGCCTATGGCGGCCCCTTGGCGGTGCCGATCAGTGGCAAACGAAAAGAGGACAAAGTCGACGACGAAACGGGTGTGAGTTAA
- a CDS encoding DMT family transporter, translating into MYLLLPFAASVLFVCGLIFVKRASEARIGPITILFCSNMVSSAAFSLLWLFGGPGQPWTMLWQPFLIAVIYMIGLTCTFSAVEHGDVSIATPVFGVKVVFVAFLLTLTTEESLSTPVWVAALLAFAGIVLIQWTSRGHRRRIVFTLVFALGAAMSFATFDCLVQRWSPAWGAGRFVPIVYWIVGVMSLAMIPWVQWSRFRDPAVRRSLLPGTTLVAMQALCIVLAVSVFGDAARVNVVYALRGLWGVGLAWLAARIWGGAEAEHGHRIMLQRAAGAVLLTIAVVLAILSH; encoded by the coding sequence ATGTACCTACTGCTTCCCTTCGCCGCGAGCGTGCTGTTTGTTTGCGGCTTGATTTTTGTCAAGCGCGCAAGCGAGGCCCGTATCGGCCCCATCACGATCTTGTTCTGCAGCAACATGGTTTCGTCTGCGGCCTTCTCGTTGCTTTGGCTTTTCGGTGGGCCCGGCCAACCCTGGACGATGCTTTGGCAGCCGTTTCTGATCGCCGTCATCTACATGATTGGTTTGACCTGCACCTTCTCGGCGGTCGAACACGGGGACGTGTCGATCGCGACCCCTGTGTTTGGTGTCAAGGTCGTCTTTGTGGCCTTCTTGTTGACGTTGACGACCGAGGAATCATTGTCCACCCCCGTCTGGGTTGCCGCCTTGTTAGCGTTCGCTGGGATCGTTTTGATTCAATGGACGAGCCGCGGGCATCGTCGACGAATCGTCTTTACCCTGGTCTTTGCACTGGGGGCGGCCATGTCATTCGCCACTTTCGATTGCTTGGTCCAACGATGGTCACCAGCCTGGGGGGCGGGGCGTTTTGTTCCCATCGTCTACTGGATCGTGGGCGTGATGTCCCTTGCCATGATCCCTTGGGTCCAATGGTCCCGATTTCGTGATCCGGCGGTTCGCCGATCGCTGTTGCCAGGCACGACGTTGGTGGCGATGCAGGCACTCTGCATTGTCTTGGCCGTCTCGGTGTTTGGTGACGCAGCACGAGTCAACGTGGTGTACGCACTGCGAGGGCTTTGGGGAGTCGGGCTGGCATGGTTGGCGGCCCGAATTTGGGGTGGCGCCGAAGCGGAGCACGGCCATCGCATTATGCTGCAAAGGGCAGCCGGAGCGGTGCTCTTGACGATCGCCGTGGTGCTGGCAATTCTGTCGCATTAA
- a CDS encoding pyrophosphate--fructose-6-phosphate 1-phosphotransferase has product MTVKRVGILTAGGLAPCLSSAIGALIESYTAQAPEVEIICYRSGYKGLLLGDSFLVTPAVRQKAKVLHQHGGSPIGNSRVKLTNVDDCVERGLVKKGQDPLEVAAEQLRTDRVDVLHTIGGDDTNTTAADLAAFLAKNDYALTVVGLPKTIDNDVIPIRQSLGAWTAAEQGARFFENVVAEHNANPRMLIVHEVMGRNCGWLTAATAEKYRDRLNALDFLPETGLSRDRKEVHGIFVPEMHFDLEREASRLRTIMDEIDCVNLFISEGAGVDTIVQEMESRGEDVPRDAFGHYKLDAVNPGKWFGEQFAKMIGAEKTLIQKSGYYSRAARANDQDIELIGRCASKAVECALKGEGGVIGEDQDRGDELRAIEFERIKGGKPFNIDCAWFGELLGAINQPKGAVVETQHA; this is encoded by the coding sequence ATGACTGTTAAACGAGTCGGAATCCTCACCGCCGGCGGGCTAGCCCCCTGTCTCTCCTCTGCCATCGGCGCTTTGATCGAAAGCTACACCGCACAGGCGCCCGAAGTGGAAATCATTTGCTACCGCTCTGGCTACAAAGGCCTGCTACTCGGTGATAGCTTTTTGGTCACTCCCGCGGTTCGCCAAAAAGCGAAGGTGTTGCACCAGCATGGTGGCAGCCCGATCGGCAACAGCCGCGTGAAGTTGACCAACGTTGACGATTGTGTCGAGCGTGGCTTGGTCAAAAAGGGGCAAGACCCGTTGGAGGTTGCTGCCGAGCAATTGCGAACCGATCGTGTCGATGTGTTGCACACCATTGGCGGTGATGACACCAATACAACCGCTGCGGACTTAGCCGCGTTTCTTGCAAAGAACGATTACGCTTTGACCGTCGTCGGATTGCCCAAGACGATCGACAACGACGTGATTCCGATCCGCCAAAGCTTGGGAGCATGGACGGCCGCGGAACAGGGTGCTCGGTTCTTTGAGAACGTCGTTGCCGAACACAACGCCAACCCAAGGATGCTCATTGTCCATGAGGTGATGGGGCGCAATTGCGGATGGCTGACCGCTGCAACGGCCGAAAAATACCGCGATCGCTTGAATGCACTCGATTTTCTTCCCGAGACGGGATTGAGCCGCGATCGCAAAGAGGTGCACGGCATCTTTGTCCCTGAAATGCACTTTGATCTGGAGCGGGAAGCCAGTCGGCTGCGTACGATCATGGACGAAATCGACTGCGTCAACCTCTTCATTTCGGAAGGTGCTGGCGTCGACACGATCGTGCAAGAAATGGAATCGCGGGGTGAAGACGTTCCGCGCGATGCCTTTGGGCATTACAAACTCGACGCGGTGAACCCGGGAAAATGGTTTGGCGAGCAATTCGCGAAAATGATCGGCGCAGAAAAGACCTTGATCCAAAAGAGCGGCTATTACAGCAGGGCGGCTCGAGCAAACGATCAAGATATTGAACTGATCGGAAGGTGCGCGTCCAAGGCGGTTGAATGTGCACTCAAAGGTGAGGGTGGCGTGATCGGTGAAGACCAAGATCGCGGCGACGAACTCCGAGCCATCGAGTTTGAGCGAATCAAAGGTGGCAAGCCCTTCAATATTGACTGCGCATGGTTCGGCGAACTGCTTGGCGCGATCAACCAACCGAAGGGTGCCGTGGTTGAAACGCAGCACGCTTAA
- the trkA gene encoding Trk system potassium transporter TrkA: MRILTLGAGTVGRWIADILCRRGHSVTVVDIDPHNVRRINSELDVRAIEGSGSQSTVLFQADVCGADICLAVTGDDEVNIVAASMAKALGARRSIARVYAPAFRDLSTFDYQKHFNIDSILSLEQLTAFELTRAIRNPDAIPLEHFARGQLEVYEMEVAKKASAAGQRLRDLKLAGGVRIGSLAREGRMWIASGEDELHAGDRVSLVGIPDAVSKARVLFGAGDQRPSKKRVMIAGGGETGYHLAGSLSPHDYRIVMLEQDMDRCEQLSKFLPEVTVIHANANRRSILEDEGAGTVDYFVACTGNDESNIMAGVEARELGASRVMCVVGRPDYANVVGKLGIDLAVSERDVLARQILGFLNEGAVISQSRLPNGEITVYELEVVQGTRVTTATLAELPLAGRCLIAAIQRDGFVRVPRADDQLKPGDIVVALVDQASAEDCLSLFNVAQ; the protein is encoded by the coding sequence ATGCGCATTCTCACCCTTGGCGCCGGCACCGTCGGCCGCTGGATCGCCGACATCCTTTGTCGTCGCGGGCACAGTGTCACCGTGGTCGACATTGATCCTCACAACGTCCGGCGAATCAACAGTGAATTGGATGTCCGTGCCATCGAAGGTAGCGGTTCCCAGAGCACCGTGCTGTTCCAGGCGGACGTGTGCGGTGCCGATATTTGTCTCGCCGTCACCGGTGATGACGAAGTCAATATCGTCGCCGCCAGTATGGCCAAGGCACTCGGAGCACGCCGCAGCATCGCACGAGTCTATGCACCGGCGTTTCGCGACCTGAGCACGTTCGATTATCAAAAGCACTTCAATATCGATAGCATCCTTAGCTTGGAACAACTGACTGCATTCGAGTTGACACGAGCGATTCGGAACCCCGATGCGATTCCGCTCGAACATTTTGCGCGCGGTCAACTTGAAGTCTACGAAATGGAAGTTGCCAAGAAAGCGAGCGCGGCTGGGCAACGGCTTCGTGATTTAAAATTAGCGGGAGGCGTTCGCATCGGGTCGCTAGCGCGCGAAGGCCGGATGTGGATTGCCAGCGGCGAAGACGAGTTGCACGCGGGCGACCGGGTCAGTTTGGTGGGCATACCCGATGCGGTCAGTAAGGCGAGAGTGCTGTTCGGCGCCGGCGACCAACGCCCCTCGAAAAAGCGAGTGATGATCGCTGGCGGAGGCGAGACCGGCTATCACCTGGCTGGTTCACTGAGCCCCCACGACTACCGAATCGTGATGCTTGAACAAGACATGGATCGCTGTGAACAGTTGTCAAAATTCCTACCGGAGGTCACGGTGATTCACGCCAACGCGAACCGCCGTAGCATCCTGGAAGACGAGGGAGCCGGAACCGTCGACTACTTTGTCGCCTGCACCGGGAACGACGAAAGCAACATCATGGCAGGCGTGGAGGCACGCGAACTTGGGGCGTCACGAGTGATGTGCGTTGTCGGGCGACCTGATTATGCGAATGTGGTTGGCAAATTGGGCATTGACCTTGCCGTCAGCGAGCGAGATGTGCTGGCCCGACAAATCCTTGGTTTCTTGAACGAAGGAGCGGTGATCAGCCAAAGCCGATTGCCCAACGGTGAAATCACGGTGTATGAGTTGGAAGTGGTCCAAGGGACTCGAGTGACCACCGCAACGCTAGCGGAATTGCCGCTGGCGGGTCGCTGTTTGATCGCCGCGATTCAGCGAGACGGTTTTGTACGTGTCCCGCGAGCAGATGACCAATTGAAACCGGGTGACATCGTCGTTGCGTTGGTTGACCAAGCATCCGCCGAAGATTGCTTGTCGTTGTTCAATGTCGCGCAATAA
- a CDS encoding glycine C-acetyltransferase, with amino-acid sequence MTSNRLTQVLGDTIDQIREEGLYKSERVITTAQDARVQVEPGGEVLNLCANNYLGLANHPRIVNAAHAALDDWGYGLASVRFICGTQTIHHQLEQRISEFLGSEATILYSSCFDANGGLFETLLTEEDAILSDALNHASIIDGVRLCKAKRFRYRNNDMADLKAQLEAAATSRIRLIATDGVFSMDGSIAKLAEICELADRYDASVMVDDCHATGFLGNSGRGTHEHCDCIGRIDILTGTLGKALGGASGGYTSGRAEVIELLRQRSRPYLFSNSIAPPIAAGAIEALDLLSESTALRDRLMGNARFFRQAMTEHGFDLRPGEHPIIPIMLGDARVAAEMSRRLLQKGVYVVGFSYPVVPKGQARIRTQMSAAHAQDDLALAVEKFAEVKSEMGLA; translated from the coding sequence ATGACGAGTAACAGACTCACTCAGGTTCTTGGGGACACGATCGATCAAATCCGCGAGGAAGGATTGTACAAGTCCGAACGCGTGATCACGACGGCCCAAGACGCTCGTGTGCAAGTCGAGCCGGGGGGCGAGGTCTTGAACCTTTGCGCGAACAATTATTTGGGATTGGCAAACCACCCACGCATTGTCAACGCCGCCCATGCAGCATTAGATGATTGGGGGTATGGGCTCGCCTCGGTACGTTTTATTTGTGGGACGCAAACGATTCATCATCAACTGGAGCAGCGGATCTCCGAATTTCTCGGCTCCGAGGCGACGATTTTGTACTCGTCCTGTTTTGACGCCAATGGCGGTCTTTTTGAAACGTTGTTGACCGAAGAAGATGCGATCCTGTCGGACGCCTTGAATCATGCCTCGATCATTGATGGGGTCCGGTTGTGCAAGGCAAAGCGATTTCGCTATCGCAACAACGACATGGCGGACTTGAAGGCTCAACTCGAAGCGGCCGCAACGAGTCGAATTCGCTTGATTGCGACCGATGGTGTGTTTTCGATGGATGGTTCGATCGCCAAGTTAGCAGAGATTTGCGAGCTTGCCGATCGTTATGACGCCTCGGTCATGGTCGATGATTGCCACGCGACAGGGTTCCTCGGAAACAGCGGGCGTGGAACCCATGAGCATTGTGATTGTATCGGCCGAATCGATATTCTGACCGGAACGTTAGGCAAGGCGCTGGGGGGGGCAAGCGGCGGATACACCAGCGGACGGGCCGAAGTGATCGAATTGCTGCGACAGCGGTCCCGACCCTACCTGTTTTCCAACTCGATCGCACCGCCGATTGCTGCCGGAGCCATCGAGGCATTGGATTTGCTGAGCGAATCGACAGCGCTTCGCGATCGTTTGATGGGCAACGCCCGATTTTTCCGCCAAGCGATGACGGAGCATGGGTTTGATTTGCGTCCAGGCGAACATCCGATCATTCCCATCATGCTCGGTGACGCTCGCGTGGCGGCCGAGATGTCACGTCGGCTGTTGCAGAAAGGGGTCTACGTGGTCGGGTTTTCCTACCCCGTCGTTCCCAAAGGCCAGGCGCGAATCCGCACGCAGATGTCGGCCGCCCATGCGCAAGACGATCTTGCGCTGGCCGTTGAGAAGTTCGCGGAAGTCAAATCCGAAATGGGGCTTGCTTAA
- the tdh gene encoding L-threonine 3-dehydrogenase, producing MRALVKRHRDVGLVMEDVPIPTIGINDVLIRVDRTGICGTDVHIYQWDDWAQKTIPVPMVVGHEFVGEIVEIGSNVVEFSVGDLVSGEGHVVCGHCRNCLAGRRHLCAKTSGVGVNRPGAFAEYISLPMTNVWEHDRQIDRDVASIFDPLGNAVHTALSFPLVGEDVLITGAGPIGCMATAVAQYAGARYVVVTDVNPWRLKLAAKMGATRVIDVRTESLADVMQELGMKEGFDVGLEMSGNPSAFRSMLETMCHGGKIAMLGIPSVEMAIDWNLVIFNMLHLKGIYGREMYETWYKMTVMVQGGLDVSPVITHRYDCEDFQKGFDTMLSGQSGKVILNW from the coding sequence ATGAGAGCTCTCGTCAAGCGGCATCGCGACGTTGGTTTGGTGATGGAAGACGTCCCGATCCCGACGATCGGGATCAACGATGTTTTGATTCGTGTTGATCGAACCGGCATTTGCGGGACGGACGTGCACATTTACCAATGGGATGATTGGGCACAGAAAACGATTCCGGTTCCGATGGTGGTCGGCCACGAGTTTGTCGGCGAGATCGTCGAAATCGGATCGAACGTGGTGGAGTTTAGCGTCGGTGATTTGGTCAGCGGCGAAGGGCACGTTGTGTGTGGGCATTGCCGCAACTGTTTAGCGGGGCGGCGACATCTGTGTGCAAAAACCAGTGGAGTCGGCGTCAATCGACCGGGGGCCTTTGCGGAATACATTTCGTTGCCGATGACCAATGTTTGGGAACATGATCGTCAGATCGATCGAGACGTCGCGTCCATTTTCGACCCGCTTGGAAATGCGGTGCACACGGCATTGTCGTTTCCGCTTGTCGGTGAAGATGTGTTGATCACCGGCGCCGGCCCGATCGGATGCATGGCGACCGCCGTCGCTCAGTACGCCGGTGCTCGCTACGTTGTGGTGACGGACGTCAATCCGTGGCGATTGAAGCTTGCGGCTAAAATGGGGGCCACTCGTGTGATCGATGTGCGAACCGAATCGCTTGCCGACGTCATGCAAGAGCTTGGCATGAAGGAAGGATTCGATGTCGGGCTCGAGATGTCGGGCAATCCGAGCGCGTTTCGATCGATGCTCGAAACGATGTGTCACGGCGGCAAGATTGCGATGCTTGGAATTCCTTCGGTTGAAATGGCCATCGATTGGAATCTTGTCATTTTCAACATGCTTCACCTGAAAGGAATCTACGGGCGAGAAATGTACGAAACGTGGTACAAAATGACGGTGATGGTCCAAGGAGGACTCGATGTTTCGCCGGTGATCACGCATCGCTACGACTGCGAAGATTTTCAAAAAGGCTTTGACACGATGCTCTCGGGGCAATCCGGCAAGGTGATTCTCAATTGGTAA